The Rhizobium rhododendri nucleotide sequence AACCAGCCGTCCTCGGTCACCCGGTCGATAAGCCACAGCATCCTGTCGGTAATGCCGTCGAGATCGATGACGGCATTTTCCTCGGTTCCCTTCGGAGGCGTATGATTGCCGGGCTGAAGGTAGACCGGCAGATGTGGATGGCGCGCTGCCGCATCGCGGGCATAGGCATAGTCCGCATCGTCGAACACAACGAATTTCAGCACCGTCTCAGGCCGACCGCCGGCTGCATCCAGACAGTGCCGCAAGGCATCCAAATCCGTATCCATGCCGCTCGACGGTGGCTTTGGGCTGAGCACCAGAACGTCGAGATCGCTGAACCAGGTTTTGGCGATCGATCCCTGGGTCTCCAGTGCGAAGCGATAGCCTTCGCCATGTCCCCGGGCGATCAGCGGCGCCAGCGGCTGGATGGCTGGATTGCCGCCCGACAGCGACACGGTGAGCGGGCGATGTCCGGACAGTCGCGTCACCTCCTGCCAGATATCATCCACCGACATCGGCGCCCATGTGTCGCGAAAAGCGCTGTCAACCGCATGCAGGCTGTCGCACCACGAACAGCGATAATCGCACCCGCCGGTGCGCACGAAGACGGTCGGCAAGCCGATCAGCACGCCCTCCCCCTGGATCGTCGGCCCGAAGATCTCGCTGATGCGGATGGGTGTCGCGGTTTCCGGTCTCATGGCCGGTATTCCGCCCAGGTCTTCGGCGTCTCACTCACCCTGACTGCCGATGTTTCCGGCAAGACCGCCCGGCACCAGTCAAAGAAGTGCTTCGCCAGATATTCAGACGTGACCGCGTCATGGCCCAGCACATCGTTGAGATGCCGATGGTCAAAGGTCTCGTCGATGTAGCGCTTGAGCGGGGCCAGTTCATGATAATCGCGCACGAAACCGTCTTCGTTGAGATCGGGCGACGAGAGCTCGACGACGACGATATAGTTGTGGCCATGCAGGCGCGCACATTGGTGATCGGCAGGCAGCCGCGTCAGTTGATGCGATGCCGAGAAATGAAATTCCTTGGTAATGCGAAACACGGCTACACCTCCGTCGCCCGGAAGGAGCCCGTGGCGGCAACCCAGAAGTCTGCATCCTCGTAATCGGTTGGATCGACGACGCCGGCGATGGAAAAGGCTTCGCGCCGCTCGACGCAGGTGCCGCAACGACCGCAATGGCGCTCACCGCCCTTGTAGCAGGACCATGTTTCGACGAACGGCGTGCCATGCTTCACGCCATCTATGACGATATCGGCCTTGGACACAGTGACGTAGGGCGCCAGCAGCGTCACGTCTGCATAGCCGTCGAGCGCTTCCGTCTGCATCCGCTGGAAGCTGTCGATGAAGCCCGGTCGGCAATCCGGATAGATGAAGTGATCGCCGCCATGCACGGCGACTGCGACAGCATCGGCCTTGCGGGCTGCGGCGA carries:
- the queE gene encoding 7-carboxy-7-deazaguanine synthase QueE, whose amino-acid sequence is MRPETATPIRISEIFGPTIQGEGVLIGLPTVFVRTGGCDYRCSWCDSLHAVDSAFRDTWAPMSVDDIWQEVTRLSGHRPLTVSLSGGNPAIQPLAPLIARGHGEGYRFALETQGSIAKTWFSDLDVLVLSPKPPSSGMDTDLDALRHCLDAAGGRPETVLKFVVFDDADYAYARDAAARHPHLPVYLQPGNHTPPKGTEENAVIDLDGITDRMLWLIDRVTEDGWFAARVLPQLHVILWGNRRGV
- the queD gene encoding 6-carboxytetrahydropterin synthase QueD, encoding MFRITKEFHFSASHQLTRLPADHQCARLHGHNYIVVVELSSPDLNEDGFVRDYHELAPLKRYIDETFDHRHLNDVLGHDAVTSEYLAKHFFDWCRAVLPETSAVRVSETPKTWAEYRP
- the queC gene encoding 7-cyano-7-deazaguanine synthase QueC gives rise to the protein MKTIVVCSGGLDSVSLAYRTAAEGSLLGLLSFDYGQRHRKELDFAAACAQRLGVWHEIIDISGIGRHLTGSALTDNIAVPDGHYAEETMKSTIVPNRNAIMLAIAFGVAAARKADAVAVAVHGGDHFIYPDCRPGFIDSFQRMQTEALDGYADVTLLAPYVTVSKADIVIDGVKHGTPFVETWSCYKGGERHCGRCGTCVERREAFSIAGVVDPTDYEDADFWVAATGSFRATEV